TAAAGGTATTAGAAGACAATGTACTCGTAAAAAAAGCCCTTGAGTCGATTCCTGAAGGAAGTGTCCTTGTAGTAGACGGCGGTGGGTCTACTCGCTGTGCTCTTATGGGTGATAATCTTGCAGCCATTGCAGCAGAAAGAAACCTTGCTGGTGTTATTATTTACGGCTGTATCAGAGACTCTGGAGAAATCAATGAGATGCCGGTGGGAATTTGTGCTTTAGGTACGAACCCTTTTAAATCAATTAAAAAAGGGGAAGGGGAAAGCGACGTTCCACTCCGTTTTGCTAATGCTGAATGGAAGCCTGGAGCCTGGGTGTATGCCGATGAAGATGGTATTTTATTGGCTGATGAGAAGCTTCAAATCTAATTCTTTTCTTTCTACAGGGCTGTCTCGAAAACAGGAGGCAGCCTTCCTGCTTTACATAGACAATCATTACTCCTCAGGACGCGGCTCATTTTATATGATACAAATTGACATTGCCTTTCTTTAATCCAGCCCTTTACTTTTAGTACGATCTCACTGATTTCATTATTTTGCATTTACCATATTTGCTCCTCCTTCTTAATCTTGTATTGTATTTAGTGTGACATAAGATAAGAGAGGAGAATGCTGCAAATGTCGAACAAACTCATTTATCCATTTTTAACCGCTTCATTAATTTTTCCTATTGGAGGCTGCCAAGAAGGCTCAAAAGAAACAAATACCCCAAATGAAGAAGAAGGGCAGGACAGGTCTGGTGAGTGGTCTTATAAAGGGGACACCGGGCCGGAGCACTGGGGCGATTTAGATCCCGATTATGCAGCTTGTGTTGATGGCAGTGAGCAATCACCTATTAATATTGAATTTTCTCAAGTAACCGAAGATGACCAAAACATAGAAAGTATGAAAATCGATTATAACCCTGCTTCGTTTACTCTTGTTAATAACGGGCATACCGTTCAAGCGGAAAGCCCATCAGAAATGAACAGATTAGTGATCGACGAAAACGAATATGAACTCTCCCAGTTTCATTTTCACACTCCAAGTGAGCATCAGTTTAATGGTGAAAAATATGATATGGAGCTGCACCTCGTCCACGAAGATAAAAACGGTAAACTAGCTGTGATTGGTGTGATGCTTCAAGAAGGCGAGGAGCATGAGGAACTTTCTGAGGCTTGGGAAAACCTTCCTGCATCTGAAAATGCTAAGGATATTGCAATGGATGAACCAATTGACTTACAAGCTCTTCTCCCAGAAGACCAGAACTCTTTTCATTATAATGGTTCTTTAACCACACCTCCATGTACAGAAGAAGTACATTGGATTATCTTTGAACAACCAATGGAAATGTCTAATGAGCAAATTCAAGGTTTTCAACAAATTTTCCCTGACAATCACCGTCCTGTCCAAGAGAGAAACGATCGTGAAATATTGAAAAACTAATTTTGGAGGGATTCTATGACTTTTACTTCTATGCACCAAAAATTCCTTTTTCCGATGGCAAAAGACCGCCGCCGTTTGGACAATATCTTATTTCGCATTTCCAAAACAAAGACAAAGCTGCAAAAAGAAAAGGAAGAGTATTATAACGAAGAAAAAGACCGCCTGACCATAAAAGAATATTATAAAAATATAGATTTTGAAACACAGCCAAGAGAGGAAGTATTTCAATCCTTACATGACCTTATTACAAAAACACATATAAACGAGGTGAACTACAACCCGACGGAATACGTCTATCCTTGGGTGGATTTACAACCAGATGGCACGTTAACGAGTATTTACTCTGGTCAAAACAGACGGGCTGAAGATGTGATCAAAGAAGATTATGAGACAGCTTTAAAGCGAGAACAAGAGCTGGAAAAACAACCCTCTGCAAACAACGATTCTTTAAAAAATCAAGTCATAAACATAGAAAATAATTTTAAATTTAATTGCGAGCACGTCGTACCGCAGTCTTGGTTTCAAAGAAAAGAACCGATGCGCGGCGATATTCATCATTTGTTCACCTGTGACCCTGTTTGCAATTCTATACGAAGTAATTTCCCTTATTATGATTTCAAGGACTATGATCCAGAATCAGCAAGAGTTCAGAAAGTAACGAAAAATTGCGGCAAAGCGGAGAATGAATTGTTTGAGCCTGAATATGCAAAAGGTGCCGTTTCAAGAGCCATGCTTTATTTTTTATTAAGATATCCTAATAGGATTGAGCGCTCTTATTACAAACAAATACACATAGATCATTTGCTGAGCTGGCACGAGCAGTTCCCCGTTTCTGTTTATGAAAAACACCGCAATCAAGCCACTTATGAAATACAGGGAAACCGCAATCCCATTATTGATTTTCCAGAAATAGCTCCTCGTATTTTCAACCCATAACCTAACTATTACGTAAAACAATCCCGCTTTTTTTCAAAGAGCGGTTTTTTTTTTGGCTGCATGACGTCTATGTAAGCCTTACCATTGATATAACAGGCTTTACTTTAGTTTACAATACCCCTATAATCGTAGAGGTATTAATTATTTACCTGGGTAAATATCGGAGGCTGCCAATATATGGATACAAGCGCACTGTTTCACTTCTTAAATCAAAAAGTCCGGCTATTATCAAAAGAGTTAAATGAACATCTGCACAAGCATGACTTATATACGTCTCAATGGACTATTTTGTATGTGCTCAGCGAAAAAGGTCCAATGTCGCAAACTGATATCTGGCAATACTTAAAGGTAGAAGCACCAACAATGACACGTACACTTGCGAGAATGGAAACGAGCGGGTGGATTCACCGAAAGCCAGGTAAAGACAAACGAGAACGCATTGTCGTTTTAACCGAAGAAGCAAAAGAAAATTTACCTGAGGTCAAACATACCATCAAACAATTTGAACAGCAATTCGCCGCTTACCTATCAAACAGTGAACAAGAACAGCTTTATCACCTATTAGAAAAATTGGGAACGAAAAGGGGTGACGAATGAAATGACTAGCTCTTCACAAAAGATTTGGACGAAAGATTTTTTTAGCATATCATTTGTACACTTTATTGTGTTTGTCATTTTTTATACACTATTAACAACACTCCCACTCTATGTTGTTAATGATTTAAAAGGTACAGAAGCCCAAGGGGGCTTAATTGTAACATCGATGCTTTTAGCTGCTATTTTGATTCGCCCGTTTTCGGGGAACTTGCTTGAGAGCGCCGGGAAAGAAAAAGTATTAAAAGGCAGCGTTCTTTTGTTTACGATCACCACTTTTGGATATATGTGGGTAGAAGGATTTACTGCTCTTATCCTTCTTCGTTTCATCCACGGTTTGTCTTTTGGAATTGCTACAACAGCTACAGCCGCTATCGCTGCAGATGCATTACCCGCAAAACGCCGTGGAGAAGGATTAGGCTATTTTACGATGGCTATGAATCTAGCTGTTGTTGCTGGTCCGTTTATAGGCTTGACACTCATCCAATTTGTGTCCTTTTACCATTTATTTATTATTCTTATTATTTTTATGATTATCGGCGTTATATGTACGTTTTTTATTAACGTTCCGGAAACAGAAAAAACAAAGGAATCTTTACAGAAAAGAAAGCTGTCCCTTGATAGTCTTTTTGAATTTCGTGCCATGCCGATTTCTCTTATAAGCAGTCTGGTCGCTTTTGCTTACGCTGGTATCGTTTCGTTCATTTCTGTATATGCATCCAATATCGGATTGGGCCATATGTCTAATTATTTCTTTCTCGTATTTGCAGTGACCATGCTGGCTTTTCGACCTTTTCTCGGCCGTTTATTTGATCAGCTCGGTCCTAAAATCGTAATCCTTCCCTGTCTATTCCTTTTTTCCTGCGGGTTAATTGTATTAAGCATAGCTGAATCTGGTTTATTATTTCTTTTATCTGCTGCGCTTATCGGGGTAGGATACGGAACGATTCTGCCGTGCGTCTTATCTTTAGCAGTACAATATGCACCTGATACAAGAAACGGTCATGCCACAGCCACGTTTTTCACGTTGTATGACTTAGGGATTGCAGTAGGTTCATATATTTTAGGTATTGTAGTATCCATGACCGGCTTTTCTCATATGTTCGTATACAGTTCCATTCTTGTTGTTATAACAGCTGCTGGTTTTTATTTCTTATTAAACCGTTCGGAAGCCAAAGAGAAAGTCGGATTGCATTATGAAAAAGCTGATAATAGATAAGTAGAAATATGAATAACGAAGCTTAATATGGGGCTGTTTTGACAAAGAATCATTGCCAAAACAGCCCCATTTTATTAGGATTGAGTAGTCTTTTGGAATTGAGCGGTTTCTGTAGACCCTTTCATTGCTGTTGTAGAAGAGGTACCGCCTGAGATTACTTGAGAAACTTCGTCAAAGTAACCAGTTCCAACTTCACGTTGGTGACGAGTAGCTGTATAGCCATCTGCTTCACTTGCAAATTCAGCTTGCTGAAGTTCGGAGTAAGCACCCATGCCGCGTTCCTTATAACCGCGCGCCAATTCAAACATACTGTGATTTAAGGCATGGAAACCTGCTAGTGTAACAAATTGGAACTTATAACCCATTTTACCGATTTCTTTCTGGAAGTTTTCAATCGTTTCTTGATCCAGATTTGCCTGCCAGTTAAAGGAAGGAGAACAATTATAAGCAAGCATCTTTCCAGGGAACTTCGCATGAATAGCATCTGCAAAACGCTTTGCTTCTTCAAGATCAGGTTTTGATGTTTCGCACCAGATAAGATCTGCATAAGGAGCATACGCAAGGCCGCGGGCAATTGCTTGGTCCATGCCTGCATTGGTACGGTAAAATCCTTCCGCTGTTCTTTCTCCCGTAATAAATTCATGATCAGCAGGGTCGACATCACTTGTGATGAGATCAGCTGCATCCGCATCTGTTCTAGCTAACAATATAGTATCTGTACCGCTTACATCAGCTGCAAGTCTCGCTGAAATAAGATTTCTCACAGCCGTTTGGGTTGGTACAAGTACTTTTCCGCCCAAGTGACCGCATTTTTTCTCAGAAGCGAGCTGATCTTCAAAGTGAACCCCAGAAGCCCCTGCTTCAATCATGCTTTTCATAAGTTCAAAGACGTTTAACTGACCGCCAAACCCTGCTTCAGCATCCGCTACAATGGGAGCAAAGTAATCTGTATCACCGCTGCCTTCCATATGCTGAACTTGATCGGCACGCTGAAGCGCCTGGTTAATTCGTTTTACTACGTTCGGTACACTGTTTGAAGGATAAAGGCTTTGATCCGGATACATCTGCCCGGAAAGATTGGCATCAGCTGCTACCTGCCAGCCGCTTAAGTAAATCGCTTTCAAACCTGCTTTTACTTGCTGTACTGCCTGGTTTCCTGTTAAAGCCCCCAAAGAGTTAACATATGGCTCGCTGTGAAGCAGGTCCCAAAGCTTTTTTGCACCTGTTTTTGCTAACGTATGTTCAATTTGCAAGGATCCTCTTAGTTTTACTACATCCTCAGCTGAGTAAGGGCGTTCAATGCCAATCCATCTGTCCTCTGCTTCCCACTGTTCTTGCAATTTTTTAGCTTCTTCTTGAATGTTTCCCATGTTTCTCATCTCCTTTGTATTAGTAAAATTGAAGAGATTCAGCCAGCCCCTTTCCAGCTTATCCCTTTCTGTCTAAAACTGTTTTAATACAGTTTGTTTTGATATTAATTATAATATAACAGAGATAGCTGTTATGCAACATGATTTTGGAAAAAAGTTAGTATTTTATATAAGTTTTAATATTCTGAAAACAAATTTATTGATATACCTGCTTTTCATAGGTTTAACTAAAGAAACACAATTTATTGTTTTCTATCTGTTATGTTACAAAAGTAGTGGTATCATCGTGGAAAAGATTTCTGGTTTTAATTCAGCGCTTCTCCTCTTGAATCCAGTTTTTCTACCTGCCGCAGCAAATAAAAATCTCCAGACATCAGCATCTGGAGACTGTTTCCTTTTCTTATTTTCTATTTTCAAACCATATATAGGAGACCTGATTGGCTTCTACTGAATCTTTTTCTAAGGTAATTTTTCCGTCTTCAAATTCGTAAATTTCGGACCATAAGTTATCCATCTCATTCCAGAAACGGTTATCTGGAGTACCTAGCATCTCTTCTGCATTTTGTTGGTCAAAGGCTGTTTTATTTGTTTCTACAGCTATGGACTCCACTTCGTTTGTATTTGGGTTTAAGAAAAAGGTAAAAACACCATATCGTAAAAATTCTCCACCTTCAAACCAGCCCGTTTCATCTGGGCTCCCTAATCTTTCTTGTACGTTGTGTTTATCTTCGTTCAAGTAAGAGGTGTCTATTTCTTCATGCAGCGGGGCAATCAGCTCATTAAATATTTCAGCGCCTTCTTTTATCTCTTTTGCACTTTTCACCTCACTGGGCGGCTGTTTCTCTTCGACAGGCTTAACAGCTTTTTCAGCCTGTTTTATCGGCAGCGTTTGATCTTGTTCTTCAGCTATGCAGCTCGTTAATATTCCAATACTAAAAAGCATTCCCAAAATCTTTTTTATCATAGCTCTTCCCCCATTACTTCAGCTAAAAGCTTTTAGGACGTTCAATAGCTTATAATAATGTATTACCTTTCTTTTCCTATTTTTACACCTTCATATCGTTCTTTTTAGTGAAATAAGCCATTAGTCTCAGGGGGACATTAGAAAAACTCGACTTTCCGCCAACTCAAATGGCGAAAGTCGTAGTTTTACTTATACATTGATCCATTAACAAAATTAAATTAATTTTGATCAGCCGTCTTTGCATATTCCTGTACCGCTTGTTTTTCTCCTGCCTCCATCCTTGCCATTCTTCTAGTACAAACAAGAGTTACGCATAGAAGGAAAAGAGAACCCGCTGCGACACCCGGCCAGCCAAACTGCGGCCACAACCAGCCGTAATAAAAACTGCCAAGGCTTCCTCCTAAATAGTAAGACGTTAAATACAAGCCTGACGCACTTGCTTTTGCTTTTTCTGCATGTCTTGTAACCCAAGAACTCGAACTGGAATGAGCAAAAAAGAAGCCAAAGCTAAGCACTAAGAGCGCTAAGATAACAATGGGGAATGAAGGAATGAACGATAACAGCAATGCAAGAGCCATAAGACCAATTCCAATAAAAATACAAGATGTTTGCTGCCATTTTTGTGCTGCTTTGCCTGCTAACGTTGAACTGACAGTACCTGCTCCATACGTAAGAAACAATAAGCCCAGCACCGCTGTAGATACGTGAAACGGTTCCCCGCTAAGGTAGTAAGTTATAAAGTTAAAAATGCCGATAAATACGAGAAAATGAAGACCGCCTATAATATAGGCATAACGCATCACAGTATTTGCCAGGTGCTCTTTATTATCGGCCAGCACTTCTTTTAATTGAAATGGTCTAGATTTAAATTGCTTAGATCGAGGCAAAAACAGATAAACTATAAAAAACAACACAAAACTGATACTGGCCATAACAACAAAGGCACCTCGCCAGTCCCAAATATCTGTCAATACCCCGCTCAGCACTCTTCCACCCATGCCTCCTACACTGTTACAGCTAATATAGATCCCTACAGCAACAGTCATCGCTCTCATCTTATACTCTTCGCTAATGTAAGCCATTGCTGCCACGGGAATTCCAGCAAGAGCAGCCGCTTGAAAGATTCTTGCTGCCAGCAGCCACTCAAAGGAAGGAGCCATACTAATCGCCAATGTTCCAAGCGTACCAAGAGCCATTGAGATAAATATTATATTTCTTCTACCAAACGCATCAGAGAGAGCTGTATAAAGAAAAAAGCTGATTCCTAACACGAATAGAGAAACAGAGATCGTTAAGCTGGACACGGTTTCGGAAATTCCAAATTCTTCTGTAAACAACGGCAAGAGCGGTTGTGGGAAATACATATTGGCAAATATAAGCAGAGACGAAGCCCCTAATGCTGCCGTTGCTTTCCAAAATGTCTTTGTTTTAACATCTATCACGACAAATGGCCTTCTTTCTATCATGGAGTCATATCATTTATGCTACCAGTGATTTTTTCATAAATAAAATATATAATAATTATTAAATCGATAACTTTTTTTTATTTAAGGTGGGAACAGGATGAATCTTAAACAACTTATCTACTTTTTGACCATCATCGAACACGAAAGTTTTACGAAAGCAGCTGCTGAACTTCGAGTCGCACAGCCTGCGATTACAAAATCTATTCAAAATCTTGAACATGAAATAGGTCTGCGCCTATTCATTCGTGAAAAACGAAGCGTGCGGTTAACAATGGAAGGCAGCGTGTTAAAAAAGCACGCGTTGGAAATCCGTCAAAAAATAAACCAAACAAAAAAAGAATTAAAAGAAATAAAAGAGGGGATTCGCGGAACCGTTCAAATTGGCATTCCGTCGATGGCAGGGTCGTATTATTTTCCCGACAAACTGTCTCTCTTTAAAGAAAAGCATCCAGACATGGAAATAGACATATACGAAGCAGGCACTACTGCTATAGAAAAGGAAATTTTAGAAGGAAATTTGGAAATGGGTACAGTGGTAGTGGATGAAGTCTCGGAGATGCTTGATATTCACCCTTTTTTGCAGGAACCGCTAATGTTGGTCGTCCCTCCCTCACATCCTCTGGCTTCTAGCTCCTCCGTTTCTTTAGAAAAGCTTGTACATGAACCTTTAATTTTATTTAAAGAAGGATACTACCAGCGAAAAGTGATTGACCGGGCTGGGGAGTTAGCGGGGAAAAGTCCTCATATTGCTTTTGAAACCAATCAAATTTCGATGGCAAAATCATTAACTGAAAGAAGCTTTGGAGTTACTGTTTTTTTAAACATGGTGATTCGTTCAGACGAAAATCTAGTTGCAATTCCTTTTGACCCGCCGATTATTTTAACTTTGGGAATTGCCCATAAAAAAAATTTGCCGCTGTCCACGGCAAACGACATTTTTCTATCTTTTTTAAAAAAAGAAGTACGCGATCAATAACTTGGAAAAATAATCAGGGAACTACTCGACACCCGTTTCGATAAATACGGTTGTACGTTCTGCGAGATCTAGGTCGGTAATAACATAATCTCTTCCTTGATTGGAATAGGCTTTAAACACCCGAATGACCGGGCGCTGGGGCAGCCCTTTGTGCTGGCTGACGACAATTCCTGCCTCACCTGTAATCAATTTTACCTGGCTTCCAGCTGGATAAAATGCAATCGTTCGTAAAAACTTCCAGACTACAGTAAAACCTAAAAGATGTTCACACGCTTCAGTTCATCATATTCTCCACCACCATTTACGAGATTATTATAATAGTTAGCGACAGCTGTAATTCTGGCAAGCGAGTGAATATCTTTTTCTTTCATTGACAGCGGCAGGCCGCTTCCGTTAATATGATGCTCATGGTGGGCAAGCGCAATGTGAGAGAAAAGCGTGCTTATTTCTTTGTTTTTTCTTAAAAAATTGAAGCCAATGCAAGAATGATGCTCATCTGAACTTCTGCTTCCCGGTAGAATCTTTCCGATATCATGCAGCAGGGCCCCGGTTGCAAGTTCTTGCAGCTTTGTCCGGTCTAACCCCATTTTTCGTTCCGGTTAAGACTGCCATAATACATACATTCATAGAATGCATATATAACGCATTATCGGTCGTTCGAATATCTGTTAAGTTTAAAAGAATATTACTGTTTAATAGGATTTCGTCCATTAAAGCATATACCGATTTATTTATCGCTTTTATATCTAAGTCTCCACCACTTTGTACATATTGAAAGGATTCGGCCAGCTGAGAAACTGTTGTTCTTCTCGTTTTTTCAGTAACAACTTCTTCTACGGTGACATCACTCAATGCTTCTTCTTCTAAATAAACGGCCTGTACTCCCATATGATGTAATTTTGAGATTAAACCAACAGTAAGAGGGACGCCTGCATTTAATAAAATACGGCCGTCACTGGCATAAATATGGCGTGCTAATTTATCTCCCTGCTCGATATGCTGTGTTAAAGTGTACCGCATAAGTATCACCTTCCGAGCTTTTGTTTCTATGATTATAATAATAAATTACTAATTCCTCTATTATATCGGACAGTCAGGCCAAAATAACAAGCATATTTATTAGAAAAGCGCAATCGCTGGTCAGCCGCAACAAGTTAATGTTCTCCAGGCAAAAAAGTCGCTTTTTGACTTTTATGACTGGAGGTTATTGAACCTCGAGCGGCTGGGCGCTGAAGCTAGACATGGAAAACGCCAAACTTCTATACTTTCTTACTATTAAAAAAACTCGGGTTGCCATCCAGTACTCATGGCAATATACTTTGATCCTTTAACAAAGTTAACTTTCTTAAAGAATTAAAAAAAGAAAAGCCGTATCAATTTGCTGATCGGAATTATTCAGCAATTGTAACAGCTTTTCGTTATTCGTTAATGACGTGTTGTTTTTAAATAAGATTTTGCAACATAACGAACATCTGGAGACCAATGATTCAAGGAAGCAGTCATTGCTTTTTCTACGGTTTCAACGCCTTCTTCCTCCCAATAACCGAGAACTTCTTCTGCCCCGGCGTCTTGCAGAAAAGAATGTACCGCCGAACATACTTTATCGGAGTCTTCTCCTTTCACACGCATATGAATCTTGTCACCAATTCGAATGGTTGTAAATACGGACATCATGCCAAGTACACTTTTTCCGTTTGCTGCCGTATTCTTTTTTTCCATGAACACATCACTTTCATAGTGTTCTAAAAGGTGTACAAGCTCTAGCACTTTATGAACGGATAAGCTTTTGAACAACGAAATCGTTTCCTGTTGTTCCATTATCATCTTCTCCTTTTTACACTGTTTAGCATTAAAAACAAGTCAGTCAACAATATTAGAAAAACTCAGCTTGCCGCCGAGTTTTTCTAACGATCTTTAAAGCCTACCCTATTATAAATAGTTCTTCTAAAAATATCTACCGGTTTGTGAGAAGAATTCACAGAAATGTCGCACCTGTTATTCATCCACTGTTTCTTTTCTAGTTGTCTTCTTCAGATGGTTGTCTTCAAGCGCTGCGTAAAAGTCTTCTGGATACCTTTCCACATACATTGACCTTGATGGGAAAGCAATGTTTACTTCTTCTTCTTCTAAAATTTTAATCACTTCAAGGTTCATTTTCTGCTTGATGTCAAACCATTCCACCCATGCAGTTGTTTTTGTGAAAAAGTAAAGAAATATATTATATGAAGAAGCACCCATTTCATTTAATTTTACGATAATAAGTTCTTTGTCTATGTCTTCGTGCTCTTGCAGCATATCTTCGATTCTTTCTACTACGCGCTCTAGCTTTTTCCTTGAAGTAGCATACTCCACACCGACGTTAAAACTAATCAAACGCTTGTCCATTTCTGACCAGTTTGTAATGGCTTCATGCGCTAACGTTCGGTTCGGCACAGTTACAAGCGAATCTTCAAACGTGCGCACTTTCGTACTGCGAAAAGATATATCCTCTACAATCCCTTCGACTGTCGGTGTTTCAATCCAATCACCATTTTTAAATGGACGTTCAGTGACGATGATAATACCGCCAAAAAAGTTGCTGAGCGTATCTTGAGCAGCCAGCGCAAAAGCCAGTCCGCCAAGACCTAACCCTGCAATAAATCCATTAATATCATAATCCCACTCATATGCCACAACAGTAATGGTCAGCGCGATAATAACAAAACGCAGCAGCTTCGATAAAAAGGGAATAAGCATGCTGTCTTCGCCGTCTTCCATTTTTTCAGAAATTTTATCAAACAAACTTGAAGACGTCGAAACAAAATTGAACAGCCCCCATCCTACGCAAACAATAATAATGGACCTGTATATAGTATTAATTAAACCTAATTGTTCACGTGGAATAGGCAAGTATAAAATTGCCAAGTAAATTCCCAGCACGCCGATAAAAAAACGGATCGGCTTTTCAAATGCAACGAGCATATTCGTAAATATATCAGTCGGCGATTTCTTTGCAAACCGCATCACAAATCGAAACAGATAGGCTGTAAAAATTTTGCGGAAAATAAAGATAAGCAAAAATATAGCAAACGCAATTCCCATATCAATCCAAGGAAGATCTAAAAACCAATACCACCAATTGTATAAATAATCCATTGCCTTCCCTCCATACAAATCATTACCCGTTTTATCTTAACATGTTGCAATATTTAACTTCCATTTATATATCATCAGAATAAAATTACAGGTAGTATAAAACAGCAAAACTGAAGAGCACAGGACCCTACAGAACTGCCGCTCGTGTATATATTTATTGATAAAGACTGGTCTAAAAACAATTAATGTTTTTGTTCCTTCCTTTGGATCACGGAGTTTTCATATAACTTCCTTTTATCTGCCTGATATATAAGCAAAGAGGAGAGATTTGGGTAAACTACTCCCTCTGGAGCTATCCCAATTGTCAGATCTCAACAAACGCAAACTGGAAAAGTATTACTGACATAAATCTGAAGGTTCAAGGAAAAATAATGAACAGCTTAAAAATATATACATCATTACCTCTTATTTACTGAATGCCTGTAATCATGCACAGCCCCAAAAACATTTGCTGCTGCCGTTTCACTATATGTTCAAGAGAGATCATAAGGGGACAAAGAAAGTGATACGTAAATTAAATAAAATTTTAAAAACAAGCAAACCAAAAAAAAACAAATCAAAAAATGAACAGTTGCTAGGAAACTCTTCTCAACCTTCTAATAATCAAACACCTATATCTAAAAATATTGACGAAAACGAAAAGTTTCTTCGTTCCCTTTATGAGAACAGTTTTGATGTGGTTTTTCGCGAGTTTTCTATTGCAAGAAAAGAAAAAGCACTTCTTATATACATTGATGGTATGTCTAATTTGGAAGAAATCGATAAACATATTCTTTCTCCATTAATGAAGGAAAGCATTGATAAAGATTACGAAAGTCTATCCGTTTTAGTTAAAAATGTATTATCGGTATCGGAAGTAGAAGAAATTAATTCATTTAAGCGATTAACACAGGCGTTATCTTACGGGAAACCAATAGTTTTAATAGAAGGGTTTGATCATGCCGTTGCTTTCGGGCTGCAAAAATGGGATCAGCGCGGCATTGAGGAACCCATTTCAGAAGCAGTCGTGCAAGGGCCTCGTGAAGGTTTTAACGAAGTGCTTAAAACGAACGCTACCATGTTACGGCGGAGGATCAGAAGTCCTCAATTTAAAATGAAGACAAAACAAATTGGGAGATATACGGCAACTGAAATTGCAATATGCTACGTGGAAGGTTTAGCAGAACCGACACTGCTTGAAGAAGTAGAAAATCGATTGGAACGTATCGATATCGACGGTATATTGGAAAGCACTTATTTAGAGGAAATGATTGAAGACGATCCGACCTCTCCATTTCCACAGATGCTTCGTACAGAAAGACCGG
This DNA window, taken from Alteribacillus bidgolensis, encodes the following:
- a CDS encoding LysR family transcriptional regulator, producing MNLKQLIYFLTIIEHESFTKAAAELRVAQPAITKSIQNLEHEIGLRLFIREKRSVRLTMEGSVLKKHALEIRQKINQTKKELKEIKEGIRGTVQIGIPSMAGSYYFPDKLSLFKEKHPDMEIDIYEAGTTAIEKEILEGNLEMGTVVVDEVSEMLDIHPFLQEPLMLVVPPSHPLASSSSVSLEKLVHEPLILFKEGYYQRKVIDRAGELAGKSPHIAFETNQISMAKSLTERSFGVTVFLNMVIRSDENLVAIPFDPPIILTLGIAHKKNLPLSTANDIFLSFLKKEVRDQ
- a CDS encoding HD-GYP domain-containing protein, yielding MGLDRTKLQELATGALLHDIGKILPGSRSSDEHHSCIGFNFLRKNKEISTLFSHIALAHHEHHINGSGLPLSMKEKDIHSLARITAVANYYNNLVNGGGEYDELKRVNIF
- a CDS encoding HPr family phosphocarrier protein encodes the protein MEQQETISLFKSLSVHKVLELVHLLEHYESDVFMEKKNTAANGKSVLGMMSVFTTIRIGDKIHMRVKGEDSDKVCSAVHSFLQDAGAEEVLGYWEEEGVETVEKAMTASLNHWSPDVRYVAKSYLKTTRH
- a CDS encoding mechanosensitive ion channel family protein; translation: MDYLYNWWYWFLDLPWIDMGIAFAIFLLIFIFRKIFTAYLFRFVMRFAKKSPTDIFTNMLVAFEKPIRFFIGVLGIYLAILYLPIPREQLGLINTIYRSIIIVCVGWGLFNFVSTSSSLFDKISEKMEDGEDSMLIPFLSKLLRFVIIALTITVVAYEWDYDINGFIAGLGLGGLAFALAAQDTLSNFFGGIIIVTERPFKNGDWIETPTVEGIVEDISFRSTKVRTFEDSLVTVPNRTLAHEAITNWSEMDKRLISFNVGVEYATSRKKLERVVERIEDMLQEHEDIDKELIIVKLNEMGASSYNIFLYFFTKTTAWVEWFDIKQKMNLEVIKILEEEEVNIAFPSRSMYVERYPEDFYAALEDNHLKKTTRKETVDE
- a CDS encoding spore germination protein; this translates as MIRKLNKILKTSKPKKNKSKNEQLLGNSSQPSNNQTPISKNIDENEKFLRSLYENSFDVVFREFSIARKEKALLIYIDGMSNLEEIDKHILSPLMKESIDKDYESLSVLVKNVLSVSEVEEINSFKRLTQALSYGKPIVLIEGFDHAVAFGLQKWDQRGIEEPISEAVVQGPREGFNEVLKTNATMLRRRIRSPQFKMKTKQIGRYTATEIAICYVEGLAEPTLLEEVENRLERIDIDGILESTYLEEMIEDDPTSPFPQMLRTERPDAAAANLLEGRVVLIIDGTPLVIIVPSTLFALMQSGDDYYNRYMAGTAIRWLRFVFLLIALMFPALYVALMTYHQEMIPSALLFSIAASREEVPFPVLVEVLLMEFTFEALREAGLRLPKQIGSAVSIVGALVIGEAAVTAGIVSAPMVIVVAVTGIASFTIPRYTASVSIRLLRFPLIFLASFLGLLGIMLGLIMLGTHLCTLRSFGVPYLSPVAPLNGSQLKDVIIRAPWYKLNKRPHFTGGYNKYRQAPGQKPGPKKRNGR